The genomic DNA GAGCATTTACCCTTCCATAGCATCCAAAACCCACTATACACTATTGATAACTGACATCACATACAGTAGTTTGTCTTTAATAAAGTTACTTGTTTATTGAACTCGTGGTGTGGACCTCCCTCTTTTGTTACGCTCTTAAACACGCTGGGCAAAACAGCTGaaactcactataaagctcCATAAAACCCAGGGGAGCTGCAGCTTCagatgataattctctgtgggttcatcactatgaGCGACCCTTTTCGtattgtcatttgatacattattattatataaatataaatcttAGCCGCTTTAAAACAGCTATGTCGAAGCATCTTCTCAGTATTAGTATCAAAGTGAACTatctgcatttttatttatgtgatGGCCTAATCCACACAGGTTAAACAGCCAGCAATGGTTATATGGTACACTATTTGACCCCATGCTTTTTAGGACACATTAATTTATTGTGCAGTCAGCCACACTCCAAACaatcaacattaaaacaaacattacacTGTTTGGTTAATTCATGATCCACATTTATTTCCTTTAGCTTTATATGGTTTAAATGGAATACACTTTTCTACATTTTAAGGTTTTTGTTATATTCATCatgatttttttgtctttattaccATGCTGGTGGTGAGGTCCTTCCCGGTGCAGAAAAGGCATGGCCAAGGGTGAAGGACTGTTATGTACTATGGCCTGCCAATTGGGCCGTACCATCAGATGCCATGCTGGAGGGGGGGATTTAGGTTTAGGTTGGGTTGATTTGTATTAGTTTTAATTATGTCCATTTTGGTTTTCccctgtgtgtgttatttggttTGGCCCAGGTAGTATATATGTTCCCTTTTGTCTcattcatttgttgttgttgttgttgttgttgtaagttATATTGAGTTTACCTATTTTAGAGGTTTATATATTAAGCTCttggttttatattgttttgtgcattttttggataaataaaaacccattttttcaacaaactcctGTTTTCCTAATTGTCTTACTGCTTGGTCCCTGACAATTTACATATGCTTAATTTAAATTGTTCATCAATATATCAGTAGTAGAGATGAAGAAAAACAGTAGTGTAATTTAGTTCGCCATATTAGGTCAGTGATGTATGTATTGCATTTCAATTATTTGCTTTACATTCACTGTATTGAGATCACAGATACTGATAGTAATAGCACTGAAACTAAACTTTTGCTTGACTTCCTCTCTCATAGAGTCAAAGCCACATAGGAAGGTACATAGTTAAGAGCTTAACTAGATGTTATTTCATTTGCAAGGTTGTGCAGGGAGTGAAGCATGATGAAACATTTAACCATTGTTTAGGTTTCTgaatagacagatagacagagccTGGAGGGACTACCCAGAATAAGAAAATACTAGAGCTGGCACTTTCTCAATAAGAATGAAGACCATTTCTATCTTCTACTGTCTTCTATATGGTAAGTGTGTTAAAGGAATACATCCATTGCTTTATCTAAACAAGTCAAAGATGCTTTAACTCTTGTAACACGATTTAATTTTGGCAGCTGCTGGGATAGAGGGAGCAGACATCAATGTAGAGGGATTCGAGAGAGAAGAAGTCTCGTTTCAGTGTTCACACAGTTTTGcgtggaaaaacaacaaatacttCTGCAAGGATCCATGTAAAGACAGTGAAGATGTACTGGTTACTGTAGAATCTGGTAAAAGAGTGGAGTCAGGGAGGATAGCTCTGGTGGATTCGGGGGATGGAGTCTTCACTGTGACCATCAGTCAACTCCAGCTGTCAGACTTGGGGAAATACTGGTGTGCAGTAGACAGGCCTGGTTTTGATACATTCACTGCAGTACATCTCACTGTAAAGGCAGGTATGTGCATGCATGATCTTATCACTTTTACCTTGAGTGACTGCTTTTATGTTTCTCTCTCCATTCATGACTACACATTTCcccatcagtggtggaatgtaacgatgtacatttactcaagtgctgcactttaatacaattttgaggtagttgtactttactttagtaTGCTACTTTAAACATCgagagaaatattgtagttGTTACTCTACAACACTTATCTGCTAGAGTTACTTTACTAATTAatattttgcacacaaaatCTGGGCGATGTttgtaaaaaactgtacatTTTTGCATAATTAACCAGCAGTTCCTAATTTCTTTGGTTTTGTGACACCTTAGATTGTTTGGGGCCTTTcgtttcatgtttcacaaatcCAGTTCCACCAAAGGCTAATTTGCCTTTTAAAACTTCCAAGGAGATTTTTTTGAAAGAACTTTTcgagacaaaaaacaaagattacatAAACGTCCATAAACCGACCCCAGTAATCATCTCATGAACCTCAGCTTCATCTTGTGACCCCTAGATTGGAAACGGCTGGACTAAACTGTATAGAGTAATAAAAACTAGCCCCACACTGACCTGCTACCACAGtttacccttgtgttgtctttcccgtagaccatgcaactttttgtttttctgggtcaaaatttaaaattaaaacttatttttttcttttgtcgctattcccgatgtttttgtcattccttccgatgtttttgttgatttttttctacactcttttttttggacatttttgtcacttttttcaacgttctttcaccaatttttttctcctgaaactgatcatttattttacttgtgaagagcgttttatggaaccatccacgttatgtttttgacaatttggttgaaagaaacccaaatttctgatatgcaaactttttgaaaatgggtcaaatttgacctgaggacaacaagAGGGTTAAATTCTGTTTACACACTCATGCATCAATATTAACAATCTAATAATGTGATATGTAATTTTATATCTATACCAATTTATATACCACTGTTGCATATACAGATGAGACAACTGTCATACCTGAACTTTCTCCTACATGGACATATCAGAATATTTCCAACTCCACGCAACTTACATCTGGAATGGACACCAGTAGGCCTGCAAACTTGTCAACAGGTTGAAGGAATACATCATCAAATTTGAATCCTTACAAATATTAATCGTAGGTAGAAAAACTTACAATAAGTAATATTCTATTTAACCTCACAGCTTCGAACAGCACTAATGGAGGAGGACAGAACACCATCACAGGTGAGTCTCTATCTTTTTGGTGTGTGCATGGTGCATGGATACAGCTGGAGACTGACACTTGTTAAGCCATCTCTCTTGTTTTTGGTCAGGCATCGTGTTGCACGCTACAGTGGGGTCTGTTGCCATGCTCACTATGTGGGTGCTGATAGCAATGCTTATCAGGAACTGCAGAAAAAACTCCAAACCTCAACCACAAGTTTGCTCCGACAGCACCGACCACGTCAGTGCAGATAAAAGAGGGGTATGAGACACAAACTGGAGACACATCAACAACTCTGCCTAGAGAAACATGACGGTTGTCTTGACAGCAAATGAAATTAAGCTGACGATGATTAAGTTTCCTTTCCAGGTTTCAGAGGTCAATGTACGAAGAGGGGTTTTCCTAAAGTCCATcagttcacatttttatttccctttattttgaatatgtggtTTCTGCATTGGGATGCTTTAAAACCCACACTTAATCAGTATTGTCAGTTATACAGGAGCGTtgtattaaaggaatagtttgaaatATTAGGTAATACACTTATTTGAGTTCTTGCTGAGAGTCACTGTAGATGAGAAGATACCAGATTCATGTCTTTCTGTTAAATATAAAGCTGcaggagacagttagcttagctccAGGAAGAGTCCAAACAGTCACTGCTCCATAACAAGAAATAGGCCCATACAGTATACAACCACCCTCATGAAATAGTAtttaacattttggtttttgtgGGGATTAAATTGTGAGCTTTTTTTAGAGGTGATGGGGTACTATAGACAGAAAcatactatagctttaattgtaTATTGTGTGTAAAACAACAGTAAGACTTTATAAACCGTCTCCATCTTTACCATCTACGGTGACATCTGCCCTCGTTGCATTATGGCTGTGAGTTTTGCAGTAGAAGGGGTCCAACTTGTCCAAGTTCTGCCGACTCACTTAGCTGTGAACATGGGGAAAATTGGACTCTTTAACTGTTGTTTTGTCagctacaaacaaaacaaacagctttGTGCAGTTTGTACAGTTTATTTTTTCTGGGTCTGTCATTTTTTACTAATAAGAGGGAAAATAGGGAGAGCAATCAATTGGTACACTCCCAATTAAGTTATCCCAGTGAATTACTAGTATAACCTTAAAGTCTTTTAGTTAGTCAACTGAATGTGCAAAAGTAAGACATTTGTCTACAGGCAAACATATTCAGttgaacatatactgtatgaataataaaaggtttttttttaactgtgaatgaataatgaacGGAGGGGAGTTGAATAGTTAAGAAATTCCAATCTTCCCTATAATTAGTAGCCTACCAAATGACAGTTTttccagaaaaagaaaatgtattttttttatttattaaaaaaatattatttatatatatatatatatatatagtatttagTGCGTGGATTCAGTACAGTGAGACAGTTAAATTCAGCCCAGTAAGTTGTGGAACACACTAGAACTAATACgtgcaaattatttttttgctttttcacttttcaaCAGGCCAACTCTAATGAAGTGCAGTTGATTAAAAAGTTCTCTTGTACTCACCATCCGAAGCAGGATCCACCAACAGCTCCGTCCACAGCCAGCGAATGTAGTGTACCCATGCATATCTATGAAAACATCCCCTGCTCCAAAGGCACTGCACAATGAAGATCCTCAGTTGCAAACGTCCAAGACGCACAAGACATCAGCTCTAGGACAAACCTCTGCCACCTATATCTGAAAGAACTGGTGAAGACTATCTTagaaaagacacaaataaaCCTACAGCAACTACAAATGCGATAAGCAATTCTACAGAGAGCTGTACAAGCAGCGTTTCAGCTTGTCACTCCCGATCTTACAATGATTGCACAGAAGTGACGCCCAGATcactttggtttggtttggattTATCAGAAACAGCATGAGTTACTCTCAATGGTGTGATTTATATGGACGTTAATGGACAACTGAACTGTACCTCCTCTGCTTGTCCAGTTATAACCAACATTTATCTTTcactttgagaaaaaaaattgtaaaaccTTGCAAAATTGTTAAAACTATGGCTTTTCACTGTCACAGACTTAAGATAAAATCTAAAGGGCACAggaaaaacactttttattgTGTCTACCCTATGTATGtaggtcactgtgtgtgtgtgtgtgtgtgtgtgtgtgtgtgtgtgtgtgtgtacatatttgaatgtgtgtttgcagtcaGTGAGAGCGTGTGAATATATAGAGAGGAAGCTTTAACCTTCAATACGTCAGTGGCAGTAATACGATTTTTCTGTACGTTAAAATACACATACCTGCACTTTTGGGCTGATGCCTCAGTGTGTAGTATGTTAAAGCTTCTGATTGGGGGGACTCCTAGTGGTCATATTAATAAAGACACTGTGGCAGACAGCACTGAATACTGATACAATCCACCACATTATAATTTCCAGCACATTATTGTAAAACTGTAAGACATATTATCTTATGTGTACTATGGGGCAACATCAAATGGATGAATTCATAATAAAGTGGAAAGAAATTATGTTTATGGTTTACTTTCTTGGATAATTTAACAAAAGACAGATCAGACTTCCTTAATTTACATCTGATGGAATAGTAGTAATAGTGTTACATTTTTGAATGGATACAGACATAATGTGCTTCATGGCATCAGCCTTGAACTTATCTTTTgggtttaattttttaaataattctaATTAAAGATCACTCTTTGTGACCTTGTCAGTGGAATATAAAAAGTATTGCAGCCTGTTATTGTTTCATAGATCAATGTTATTAATAAAGATAACAGGTGCcactttttaataaagcaaACATTTTAAAGGGTTTATACAATGTACATTTTTGGGCCTATTGAGGCAAGCAGAACAAGCTGTGTGATGAAGGTATTAGCAAACAGCTGCTTATTTACAAATCCAATAAACACAGAGCAACACTGTCATTCATTTgtagttgtgtttgtgtccatctgacaaatataagtccaatattcagcTCTATTTTtatctccaccaactcctgatgaaaatatctgtctctttagctgataaatgctgctctatgttcaccagctaatcGCAAACTGTGTCTATTCGCTTTTTGGTGTTGGGCAGTTATTAGAGTACACTTGGTTTATTAAAGACAACTGAAACAGCttcctgctgcagctggaaatAACTTTGATGGGAGCACTAAGAGTAATTAATAAATGGTGAAGTTGTGGgccataaaataaatacaatcagCTGAAAGACGCCAAAACGCTCCATAGAGCTGTTAACTGCAAAGTCTGGTCATCATCATTTTCTGTGGGTTCGTCACTACTGTCAAAACCATTGACATTATacacagtcatttgatccattgttgatATAGAAATGTTGCTAGGTGCAGCATTAATTGTATGTTAATAAATCATTcgttaaagatgcagtaggtaagacttataaaactaactttctgtcatatttgctgaaactgaccctatgttcgagtagaactagcctggtcctaccagactcttatacatttcatttgtacagagagtctggcctctctccattgacaagtgttaacttccttgaaggcgggtactctgttgaagtttaaaactattggatctgcccagagccactctggatctacCATAACCAATCGTTAATGTTTGGttgtgacgtatgtcatgcgcatgtgcaacaagaggggagaccgacaacaactattggcttatatttagccttagccaactccttcaccactaacggagtgagctggaaaatcaaacttttcccgaactcCGTGGGGAGGaaggccacaacatcatggccaccaacaaaactcagcaaagattgttcttgcttgggctttaacttctggatattcggcagcattgctgccacaacggaccgaatggcttcgctcgcatctttctagtgcacgtcctcaacgtcatcgttctcagccactccctctgttcgctgattggacctacaaatatttgaccggagaaaacccaagaatataccgcaaacccagacgaagtactgaagggaaatgaaaattgagcggaagtaagtaggagggtggagccaggCTAGAGTAGAACTACAcaaagcaggtaattaaaaagaaatctggctcctctggcaccacctacagccttcagtgtgatttgcaaaaatccacagctccctgttccgatgcaccaatcagggccaggaggGGTGTCTAACtacatgtcaatcactgctcatgcacacgcattcattctcccttgtgggggaggggcttaggagaccgttttgggctttagcggaaaggtgggagggactgagaagttgttgatgttcaaatgttttggctaaggctaatcctacctacggcacctttaatacCTCATAGATCAGTAATAACAACATTTGCGTTAGCACACTTGGCTGGTGTTAAACCTCCTCACAGCTATACTTATCAGTAAGTGGTACAGTAACAGACAGCAATAGGCCTACTGGAGTCCAGCGCAAGTACCATCTGTGATGACTCAAGTAGATTACAGAGGAGGACAGAATTGCCTTCAAGGATGCAACAAATTATAcctgcattatttttttaattaaagaaaaaacagtGAGCGGCCATGATTTCACTTCCATAGGTTGAAGGTTATGGGGACTGGTTTGTCATGAAAGAGGAAGAGGTTTAAACACATGGACATGAAAGCACCAgatttaacacacagacacagtcttTAGTCCAGGTCGCTGCCTCGTTGTGCAAGTGGGGAAGAATCAGAGTTTTTGGACTGAAGTTAAACTGGGAGTAATGGGAGCCACCTGGATCTCATGGAGAATGACTACAACTGTCATCATTACTATACTACAAATCCAAGGTGGGCTGTATGCTATGCATTAAGATTTTTTAAGGACTTCACTTGAGTTAAACTATTTATTAAAACACATGAGTACGCAACTAACACAGCTTTTTCTGACTGACAGCTCTGATCAGTGTCAAAACCACAGCTGTTACCGGTGTGGAAGGACAGAGATTTGACTTCAGATGTGACTATAGAAATGGCCTGCAGAGCAATGCTAAGTACTTCTGCCATGACAATGATGACAATGTGTCCACCAACCCCCTGATAAGGAGAGTAGACCATGAGATACACAAAAATGGACGTTTCTCTCTGTACGACAACCACACCGGAGCCTTCTTCATTGTCAGTGTGGACAAACTCACCTTGGAGGACAGCGGGACGTACCGTTGTGGGGTGCACATTACATCCCTCCCTGATGAGATCAGTTTCATACAACTGAATGTTGCCAGAGGTACAGTATGACATGTCTTGGCACAGGATCACTATgtcctaaaaaataaaataatatattctGGTTTCTGGTTAGTGCCTTATAGCTTTAATAGATAGCTTACAAGACAAATGCGGTATAGTTTCTGTCCACCTGGTGATTTCCATCTAAAAATGTCAGACCACTCATATGAGAACTAAGTAGTGTTACCTTTCCTATACATGTTCCTCTTTTCTGAACTTTCTATTGGTTATTAAAGGTTAGTACAACTGCAAAGTAGGTGCATGTACATttttgtaaacacatttttttttgctgtcctTTATCAGCAGCAACCCCTCCAAAAAATCAAATGCATCACAGTAAGATCAGAATAACTACACAATACATTAGTTATCTCTGTGTGTTCATTCTATTTTTGTacctaaatacttttttttgtatttttgtttgaaaGTAACTGGATCCGCCATATTTCCAAAGGATGTCACAGTGGACAGTgagtaatatgtgtgtgtgtgtgtgtgtgtgtgtgtgtgtgtgtgtgtgtgtgtgtgtgtgtgtgttcctgacTTGGGCTATCTTCATCGACACATTTAGGACACATtaaacttaaagcaacaccaaagcacttttcctcttcggtccccttacaggttggaagcggaattgtgtccattatgtctcattcgaactacagattcGAACTGCATGATGAACacagctttttttaatttgaattaaGTTTACTTTTGTCTAAATTAGTTTGTTTATTGTTCTTACATGTTTGctatttattgttgtatttgtatttgaacTTGTGTACTGTCACTGCTGCAAAACCAACTGCCCCTTTGGGGACAAATAAAGTCCTACTATACTTGTATGGGGTACAGAATGTAAAAGTtcagttacaattttttagctgatacattttcaacatttagctcactttcctcacatttagcgcattttcctcacatttgagacagaaattgtatatatatatatatatatatatatatatatatatatatatatatatatatattattatatctaaatgttaaatgttaaatctaaatctaaatgttaaatttatatttaaatgttatatctaaatctaaatgttaaatctaaatctaaatgttaaatatatatctaaatgttaaatgttaaatctaaatgttatatctaaatctaaatgttaaatatatatctaaatgttatatctaaatctaaatgttaaatttatatctaaatgttaaatctaaatgttatatctaaatgtgtcgccaagtgtaaagctaaatatttagaaaatattcaaatccccaaggaaaccacgcccactgcagtggcttcaaatcgcgctgcaccgcaattttcagtcaacacctgttggtacagtaaatacattttggtcagtattttgtattattgacttatatcacagaaatgtcttaatatttgtgtgtactataatgccgttgttttgtttgactcatatctccttgtgtgtttaacgttagtttgactcatccttcacaagcaatctagctcacacactgcagccgacatgtcatctgaacaggcctcgcagcactgtaactagctaagttagctaggtctcgcaatgcgagactgaacagcagtaggcctgtcacactatagccacatgtaagtagttttcaatactttggttacattaccgtattttattaagaataagatttagatataatatttagatttaacatttaacatttagatataaatttaacatttagatctagatataacatttaaatataaatttaacatttagatttagatataacatttagatataaatttaacatttagatttagatataacatttagatttaacatttaacatttagatataaatttaacatttagatttagatataacatttagatataaatttaacatttagatttagatataacatttagatttaacatttagatatatatttaacatttagatttaacatttatatttaacatttagatattatatatatataatttctgtctcaaatgtgaggaaaatgcgctaaatgtgagctaaatgttgaaaatttatcagctaaaaaactgtaaccgaacttttacatttggCACCCCATATACTTGACTTGACATTTCAGACTTAAGACCAGTTAATtggggactgtgtgtgtgtgtgtgtgtgtgtgtgtgtgtgtgtgtgtgtgtgtgtgtgtgtgtgtgtgtccatctgttTTAATAGTGTTTCAAATTTATAATTAATAGTGTGTCTGAGTGAATCCTCTGCCAGGTAAACAGTCATTGTTCTCTCCTGCAGAGCTCCACCTGCCGCTGTTCATGACTGCAGCGATGTGTATCACAGCAATGCTGTTTATATGTATGTTCACACTTTGTCTTCTGCTGGCTGTTAAACACCGAAGACCTGGCCCACGTCAGAATGGAGAGGTTAGTCCAAACATTTAGCCACAGTAGCTGGCTCACACAGCATGGCTTTAGGGTTGGCAACGtcggttggtccaccacttttgTTCAGACTGAATTATCTCAGTAACTAGTGGATGGATTGGCACGGATTCTAGTACAACGTCAtgcatcatcaggtcaaattgTCTAATACTTTGGTTGATGACTAAATACTTGCAAcattaatgacattcccatgAGCATCAGCTGTACTTGGTGCTTtatgctaattagctaatgttgaGCTGGATTTTCAGTTGATGCAATGAGTTAACGCCCGCATACCATGGCTTAGGTTTTAATGAGTGTCAGATGTCAGCCGTTGATGATCACCTTATGATCCTGGTAAACAATATACCTGCTGAACATCAACATATTAGCATAgttattgtgagcatgttagcatgctgatagCATTTTGTTCAAAGCAACAATGTGCCTAAGTATTGCCTCACACAgtcgctagcatggctgtatacTTGTAGTCTTGTTTGCCGACTGAAAAGTACCACATTGTCCAGTTCCCAGTAACAAATTtgcatttaaatttaaatttcgTGCAAGAAGCAGTTTACTATCAGCAGGTTTTTGCTCATCCCACAGACATCATCTGACTACGAGACAATGATGCCTGGTATCAGAACTGAACCTGAACTCCGCTGCAGCTTTTCGGCTCCAGACTGCGCTGATATCTCAGCTTTTCCGGCGCCACCACCTGACCTCTGCTCCCACTTCACATCAAAGCATCGGGAGTCTACTGTCACTCTCGGCCTTGGTGAATATGTTGATGTGGATGGACCAAAGCACATCTGCCAGTACCAGCATCTGGATCTCAGCCGGTTAGAGGAGCACGTCTATCACAGCCTTCATGGAAACTACGATCCTAAAGATGGACCTCTGGGAGTCAAAGAGCAGATTAACAGTTATACTGTTGAGGGATAGTTCCAGGTTAATTACAACCGATGGAAAGTTAACTTTGGTTTTCTTGTTGCCATGTTGGTAAAATCTGTTTTTATAATTGTTGATAGGAATGATggccaaaacaacaaaagtaagACCCTAATTGTAATAAACCAAAATTATTCTTTACCGTGCATGGATGAAAGAAGGATATGACAGGATGTTGGCCAATTTAAAAGTTAATGATTAAGGATCTTTAGTAATTCAAGTAGTTATAGTGTTcattatttctgtgttttgtcatttcttgAGGAAAATGCACCATTTTGGATGGGACAAACAAAAGATAAGACCAAAAAGAAATACCAGTCTGAGCATGACTATTAACTCAAGTTgtaggagttaaaaaaaatccacgAAGAAGAGCAGACTGGATGTAGTAACCACTGTCTCACTCTGCTGTAATATATTTTACCaaaataaacaaagtgataaTATCTGAGGGTTTCCTTGTGTGAATTATTTACTCGCCTAATTGATCTTAAACATTAGCTATGAGACAGGCAAGAGATGGGAGCGATGTTTCGATGCTTCTCACATGGTTTACGTGGTTTGGTGGGGAGATTTAGACAGAAGAAGCTGGTTAAACATAGGAAGTGTAACAACAAAGAGGAACCTATGACAAGTTTTCATTAATTTGGAGAAAATTACAAAGATGTTTAATCAGGGTGAGATAAGAAAAGGCAACAGATAGTGACAGACGTACAAATCTTATGAGCAGCGTGAAGATGATTTCCCTCATTTTGGTCTTTTTTCTGGGAGGTAAGTTTATGGACATTCATTCTgtagctctttctctcttcctctattTGAATGTTTAGTGTCTTTGTGGTTGTAATTTTTTTCTGTTGgacgttttttttcttgactttGTTAGAGGGCTCTGTAGATCCTGCTGACTCCCAGTGATTCGTGGCTGTTGTTTTTGAGCCTATAACACAATATTTGTTGACTTTTAAAACACTTTGAGTGGAAACACTCTGGATTTGTCGGTGCTGTTGAGAGCTGTAACAAAATTAGGAAGTGCACTTTTAGAACAGTGAAATGATTACTAgggttaaaaaatacaaaatgtactaGCCAAATGTCAGACTTCTTTAAGATcagctttttttcttgtgaatACTGCATAGTCTGACCTCTTCAGGCCTCTTAAAAACAacttaaataaaacagaataaactggctacaaaaaacagacatatgCAACCTGTGGGGGGGATGAGAAAGCAAAATGGTCAGAAGTCGTAAAGGTTTTGCAACCACTGCTTTGAATCACAGGATAAGTCTAGCTGCTTGGTAATATACAGTGTAACTAGTGAGGTCCACAACTGGATGCAAAAAGCATGATGATCTGACCTTTGttgctgtctgtgttttgtgcAGGGTTATGGGAGACTGAAGCTCTGTCCGTAACAGGAGTTTTGGGGAGTGATGTCACAATAAAATGCTCTCACTCCAACGCATTTTCCAACGTCAAATATTTCTGCAAGGGAACGTGTGAAAATGAAGACGTCCTGATAAGTAGCAGAACAAATAACGACTTacacaaaaaatacagtattaaaGATGAAGGAAACACATTCTACGTGACCATCTTTTCTCTTAAAGAGGATGACTTAGGAATTTACTGGTGTGGAGTAGAGAGAATCGGTTTTGACACATACGGTGAAGTTTTCCTCACAGTCATAAAGGGTGAGTTgatt from Sander vitreus isolate 19-12246 chromosome 2, sanVit1, whole genome shotgun sequence includes the following:
- the LOC144535647 gene encoding CMRF35-like molecule 1, producing the protein MKTISIFYCLLYAAGIEGADINVEGFEREEVSFQCSHSFAWKNNKYFCKDPCKDSEDVLVTVESGKRVESGRIALVDSGDGVFTVTISQLQLSDLGKYWCAVDRPGFDTFTAVHLTVKADETTVIPELSPTWTYQNISNSTQLTSGMDTSRPANLSTASNSTNGGGQNTITGIVLHATVGSVAMLTMWVLIAMLIRNCRKNSKPQPQVCSDSTDHVSADKRGANSNEVQLIKKFSCTHHPKQDPPTAPSTASECSVPMHIYENIPCSKGTAQ
- the LOC144535656 gene encoding uncharacterized protein LOC144535656 isoform X2; translation: MGATWISWRMTTTVIITILQIQALISVKTTAVTGVEGQRFDFRCDYRNGLQSNAKYFCHDNDDNVSTNPLIRRVDHEIHKNGRFSLYDNHTGAFFIVSVDKLTLEDSGTYRCGVHITSLPDEISFIQLNVARATPPKNQMHHITGSAIFPKDVTVDKLHLPLFMTAAMCITAMLFICMFTLCLLLAVKHRRPGPRQNGETSSDYETMMPGIRTEPELRCSFSAPDCADISAFPAPPPDLCSHFTSKHRESTVTLGLGEYVDVDGPKHICQYQHLDLSRLEEHVYHSLHGNYDPKDGPLGVKEQINSYTVEG
- the LOC144535656 gene encoding uncharacterized protein LOC144535656 isoform X3; translation: MGATWISWRMTTTVIITILQIQALISVKTTAVTGVEGQRFDFRCDYRNGLQSNAKYFCHDNDDNVSTNPLIRRVDHEIHKNGRFSLYDNHTGAFFIVSVDKLTLEDSGTYRCGVHITSLPDEISFIQLNVARVTGSAIFPKDVTVDKLHLPLFMTAAMCITAMLFICMFTLCLLLAVKHRRPGPRQNGETSSDYETMMPGIRTEPELRCSFSAPDCADISAFPAPPPDLCSHFTSKHRESTVTLGLGEYVDVDGPKHICQYQHLDLSRLEEHVYHSLHGNYDPKDGPLGVKEQINSYTVEG
- the LOC144535656 gene encoding uncharacterized protein LOC144535656 isoform X1; protein product: MGATWISWRMTTTVIITILQIQALISVKTTAVTGVEGQRFDFRCDYRNGLQSNAKYFCHDNDDNVSTNPLIRRVDHEIHKNGRFSLYDNHTGAFFIVSVDKLTLEDSGTYRCGVHITSLPDEISFIQLNVARAATPPKNQMHHITGSAIFPKDVTVDKLHLPLFMTAAMCITAMLFICMFTLCLLLAVKHRRPGPRQNGETSSDYETMMPGIRTEPELRCSFSAPDCADISAFPAPPPDLCSHFTSKHRESTVTLGLGEYVDVDGPKHICQYQHLDLSRLEEHVYHSLHGNYDPKDGPLGVKEQINSYTVEG